One genomic segment of Tubulanus polymorphus chromosome 4, tnTubPoly1.2, whole genome shotgun sequence includes these proteins:
- the LOC141904284 gene encoding FMRFamide receptor-like: MANETVICCGKSCDGAEGTYTYATVMTLIRVILYSIGGVANCLAFIVLRLMKVRGSSILYLEVLAIADMMNCLTAVMFGRDLMILSRDYPFEHVRYNRIYQQYFRHVYIYVDFIFQMTKTTSPWLLFALGIDRYIAIRFPLSARQICTIQNALRVSIAIWILTFIFEIPTIWDKESYVVMPNHPCAYVHLRKLLLLNKRYAMYYDFVFAKVVLLFIPGTFVLACNGHMYLLVRDAARTRRKLQQIDEDDESNSTESKQGRQITMTILVLNVIFMVEYMMGVINTFLPALLPENNSKKWYRPYHSAQLLHAINSMINLFVYLGIRKGFGKTLIWFLSCHRLEKRM, translated from the coding sequence ATGGCAAATGAAACGGTTATATGTTGCGGTAAATCATGCGACGGTGCCGAAGGTACGTACACGTACGCTACCGTCATGACGTTAATTCGTGTGATCCTTTACAGCATCGGCGGAGTCGCCAACTGTCTCGCATTCATAGTTCTCCGCCTGATGAAAGTTCGAGGAAGCAGTATTTTATACTTGGAAGTGCTCGCTATTGCCGAtatgatgaattgtttaactgcAGTAATGTTCGGGCGCGATTTGATGATTCTTTCGAGGGACTACCCGTTCGAACACGTTCGGTATAATCGCATTTATCAACAGTATTTCCGTCACGTTTATATTTATgttgatttcatatttcagatgacCAAGACTACAAGTCCGTGGCTGCTTTTCGCGTTGGGTATAGACCGCTATATAGCGATTCGATTTCCCCTTTCTGCGAGACAAATATGCACAATTCAAAATGCATTACGCGTTTCGATAGCCATTTGGATTCTTACTTTTATCTTCGAGATACCGACTATTTGGGATAAAGAGTCTTACGTGGTGATGCCCAATCACCCATGCGCATATGTGCATCTTAGAAAATTACTACTTCTAAATAAACGATATGCAATGTATTACGATTTTGTATTTGCCAAAGTTGTGCTTCTGTTTATCCCAGGTACCTttgttttagcgtgtaacgGTCACATGTATTTATTGGTGCGGGACGCGGCTCGCACGCGCCGGAAACTTCAACAAATCGACGAGGACGATGAATCGAATTCGACCGAAAGCAAACAAGGTCGacaaataacaatgacaatacTAGTCCTAAACGTTATATTTATGGTTGAATACATGATGGGTGTTATAAACACGTTTTTGCCGGCGCTTTTACCGGAAAACAATAGCAAAAAATGGTATCGGCCGTATCATTCTGCGCAGTTATTACACGccatcaattcgatgataaatctATTCGTATATTTGGGTATCCGAAAAGGTTTCGGAAAAACACTTATTTGGTTTTTGAGCTGTCATCGGCTAGAAAAGCGAATGTAG
- the LOC141904285 gene encoding nociceptin receptor-like — MANETVICCGKSCDGAEGTYTYATVMTLIRVILYSIGGVANCLAFIVLRLMKVRGSSILYLEVLAIADMMNCLTAVMFGRDLMILSRNYPFEHVRYNRIYQQYFRHVYIYVDFIFQMTMTTSPWLLFALSIDRYIAIRFPLSARQICTIQNALRVSIAIWILTFIFEIPTIWDKESYVVMPNHPCAYVHLRKLLLLNKRYAMYYDFVFAKVVLLFIPGTFILACNGHMYLLVRNAARTRRKLQQIDEDDESNSTESKQGRQITMTILVLNVIFMVEYIMGVINTFLPALLPENDSKKWYRPYHSAQLLHAINSMINLFVYLGIRKGFGKTLIWFLSCHRLEKRM, encoded by the coding sequence ATGGCAAATGAAACGGTTATATGTTGCGGTAAATCATGCGACGGTGCCGAAGGTACGTACACGTACGCTACCGTCATGACGTTAATTCGTGTGATCCTTTACAGCATCGGCGGAGTCGCCAACTGTCTCGCATTCATAGTTCTCCGCCTGATGAAAGTTCGAGGAAGCAGTATTTTATACTTGGAAGTGCTCGCTATTGCCGAtatgatgaattgtttaactgcAGTAATGTTCGGGCGCGATTTGATGATTCTTTCGAGGAACTACCCGTTCGAACACGTTCGGTATAATCGCATTTATCAACAATATTTCCGTCACGTCTATATTTATGtagatttcatatttcagatgacCATGACTACAAGTCCGTGGCTGCTTTTCGCGTTGAGTATAGACCGCTATATAGCGATTCGATTTCCCCTTTCTGCCAGACAAATATGCACAATTCAAAATGCATTACGCGTTTCGATAGCCATTTGGATTCTTACTTTTATCTTCGAGATACCGACTATTTGGGATAAAGAGTCTTACGTGGTGATGCCCAATCACCCATGCGCATATGTGCATCTTAGAAAATTACTACTTCTAAATAAACGATACGCAATGTATTACGATTTTGTATTTGCCAAGGTTGTGCTTCTGTTTATCCCAGGTACCtttattttagcgtgtaacggTCATATGTATTTATTGGTACGGAACGCGGCTCGCACGCGGCGGAAACTTCAACAAATCGACGAGGACGATGAATCGAATTCGACCGAAAGCAAACAAGGTCGacaaataacaatgacaatacTAGTTCTAAACGTAATATTTATGGTTGAATACATAATGGGTGTTATAAATACGTTTTTGCCGGCGCTTTTACCGGAAAACGATAGCAAAAAATGGTATCGGCCGTATCATTCCGCGCAGTTATTACACGccatcaattcgatgataaatctATTCGTATATTTGGGTATCCGAAAAGGTTTCGGAAAAACACTTATTTGGTTTTTGAGCTGTCATCGGCTAGAAAAGCGAATGTAG